The proteins below are encoded in one region of Tachypleus tridentatus isolate NWPU-2018 chromosome 4, ASM421037v1, whole genome shotgun sequence:
- the LOC143248677 gene encoding uncharacterized protein LOC143248677 translates to MLNKSWFIKLSGVHMKPISMGESDESHLARLNNTTTAATLDNYLPPGHKAILEMHANSQSNAIIYVMVVLLLYALALVVVVIKYVRTERYESRLTSLYDTFIQRDMFVRLSKRQQGVPTTAATPIVDGVDDNVRPHSPTSRSVPMKTTDEAVSKV, encoded by the coding sequence ttgtctGGAGTGCACATGAAGCCCATTTCTATGGGAGAATCAGACGAGAGCCATCTCGCAAGACTGAACAACACAACCACTGCAGCCACATTGGATAACTATCTACCGCCAGGGCATAAGGCTATCCTGGAGATGCACGCTAACAGCCAATCAAATGCCATCATTTATGTGATGGTGGTGTTACTGTTGTACGCCCTAGCGTTAGTAGTGGTAGTGATAAAGTATGTTAGAACAGAACGGTACGAGTCCCGTCTCACAAGTTTGTATGATACATTCATTCAGAGAGATATGTTTGTCCGACTTTCGAAACGACAGCAGGGAGTCCCAACAACAGCAGCGACCCCTATAGTAGATGGCGTGGATGATAACGTAAGACCTCACTCGCCCACTTCGCGATCTGTTCCAATGAAGACAACAGATGAAGCTGTAAGCAAAGTATAA
- the LOC143248679 gene encoding uncharacterized protein LOC143248679 produces MSPLTTQVIVTSVWRALRNVGLPSSIAPVPHCFELPVPTQPERKQPSSKESSKAEVEVGVENPDYNFRGTAGEGNPYYPNQRDLNDLIRYLGLTKFNAETIFGG; encoded by the coding sequence ATgagcccactgaccactcaagtaATTGTTACTTCTGTATGGAGAGCCCTTCGAAACGTCGggcttccatcatccatcgccccagtgccacactgttttgagctccctgtacccactcagccagagagaaagcagccatcctcaaaAGAGAGCAGCAAAGCAGAAGTGGAGGTAGGTGTTGaaaatccagattacaatttcagaggtacAGCTGGTGAgggaaacccatactaccccaaccaaagagacctcaatgacttgatcagatatcttggtctaacaaagtttaatgccgagactatatttgggggctga